From Juglans regia cultivar Chandler chromosome 8, Walnut 2.0, whole genome shotgun sequence, the proteins below share one genomic window:
- the LOC109010591 gene encoding auxin-responsive protein SAUR50-like, giving the protein MAIRKSNKLPQTAVLKQILKRCSSLGRKQHDYDEQGLPLDVPKGHFVVYVGENRSRYIVPISYLTRPEFQSLLQQAEEEFGFNHEMGLTIPCEEEVFQSLTSMLG; this is encoded by the coding sequence ATGGCCATCAGAAAATCAAACAAACTGCCTCAAACAGCTGTACTCAAGCAAATTCTCAAGAGGTGCTCAAGCTTAGGAAGGAAACAACATGACTACGATGAACAAGGGCTTCCTTTGGACGTCCCAAAGGGGCATTTTGTTGTATATGTTGGAGAGAACAGAAGCAGATACATTGTTCCAATCTCTTACTTGACACGTCCTGAGTTCCAGAGCCTACTGCAACAAGCTGAAGAAGAGTTTGGCTTCAACCACGAGATGGGTCTCACAATTCCTTGCGAAGAAGAAGTTTTCCAATCTCTAACATCCATGCTCGGATGA